DNA sequence from the Paraburkholderia azotifigens genome:
ATATAGGCAAGTGTGCCGGCGATGGATTCGGGCGGCTCGGGCGGTTGCCGCTCGCGAGGAAGCCGCGAAGCGATGCCGAAGCCAGTGAGCCTCACCTGGCCATCAGCGCAGTTCACCATAATATGCGCGGGCTTGAGGTCTTTATGAACGAGGTCACGCTGATGGAGTTTGCCCAACGCCGCAGCGGTGCCGACAGCGATCTCCAGGAACTCTTCGATTTCCATAGGCGCGCCGAGTCGTCCTTCGAGCGGCTCCCCGCCGGGATCATCGAGCACCAGCACAGGCCGGCGGGCTTCGCGCACCAGTTCCAACGGGCGCACCGCCCACGCACCCTCGAGTTCGTCCTTCAGGCCGAACTCGTGGGCGAGAAGATCGAGGGTGGCGGGTAACGGGTTTTCGGCGGCAGGCTGTAGCAGGAGGAAGCTGTCGCTGCTGTCTGCCTTCGGGTGCGGCCCCCGGGAGAGGATGCGCTCGCCATCGTCCCACAGGGTCTGGAAGCTTTTACCCATAGGCGCCGAAACCGTCTGAAGGTCTGCATCTGCCGTCGCCGGCATAGGGCTGCTGACCGTCGTACCGCGTACGTTATATGTGTCGACATGGCAGCAGGGAACGCCTCAGCATACACCTGCACGAATATTTGATCGCGACAGGCCTCCGGGGCCCGACGGTCTCGTCTGATGGTTGGGTGCTTCGCCCGTATCATGCGTTGCCTCCTTGCGCGACGGGCGCGCGTTGGCGAGCCGCCGTGTCACCCTGCGTTTTCGGCGCGGCGCCCTTCGCCTCGGATTTCGCGGCAGCGGCGCGCGAGGCCATCTCGTTCTGCGCGAGAAGCTTCTCAATTTCGATGTCGGCCTGTGATCCATACTCTGCGAAGACGTCAGTGCGATAACTCGTGTTGCTGGCCGCGCCCAGTTGCGTCCCGGAGTCGTCGCGCGTATCGACCTTGACCTGCATCGACAAGCCGATTCGCAGGGGATGTGCGGCAAGTTCGCGCTGATCCAGTTGAATGCGCACGGGCAAACGCTGAACGATCTTGATCCAGTTGCCCGTCGCGTTCTGTGCCGGCAGCGTCGCGAATGCGCTGCCCGTACCGGCCGAAAAGCCCTCGATCCGTCCGTGATACGTCATGCCGGATCCGTACACGTCGGCGATCAGCACGACAGGCTGACCGATGCGCATGCGCTTTAACTGCACTTCCTTGAAATTCGCGTCAACCCAGACGCCGTCGAGCGGCACGATCGCCATCAACGGCGTGCCGGGAGACACGCGCTGTCCCACCTGAACCGAGCGTTTCGCGACATAGCCCGTCACGGGAGCGGGCAATGTGTTGCGCGCATAGGCAAGCCAGGCGTCCCGCACTTTCGACCCGGCGGCCTGCACATCGGGATGCTGCGCCACGGTCGTACGGTCGGTGAGCGCGTGATTGGCTTCGTCCTGCTGACGCGCCGCATCGAGCGCGGCCTGTGCGGCATTCACGGCATCGCGAGCGTGCGCGATATCTTCGGCGGAGACGGCACCCGAGTCCGCGACAGCCGCGCGCCGGCGCAGATCGTTCGTGGCACGGGCGAGCTCCGAACGGCGCTGCGCAACGTTAGCGGCGTAGAAGTCGTTGTTCACGTACAGGCTGCTGACGCGACGCACGGTTTGCCCGAATTCGGCCTCGGCCTTCATCAGAGCGTTCCGCGCATCCGCGGGGTCTAGCGCGACGACAGCGTCGCCCGCTTTCACGATCTGCGTGTCGTCGGCGTTGACGGCGGTGACAGTGCCCGTGACCTGAGGAGTGAGCTCGACGAGATTGCCGCTGACATAAGCGTCGTCGGTGGCCTCGTGATATCGGCCCCACTTGAAGTAATAGGTGCCGTAGGCCGCGCCGGCTGCGACCACAGCGGCGGCCAGAAGCGCGAGCAGGCGCTTGCGTTGATTCCGGGCGGGCGTCTCCGTGCTTTTGCTGACGGCGGCACGCGCGACTTCACTGCCGGATCTGAAGGTATCTCCCATCTCAACTCTCCCAAAGCGGTTGCAAACACGGTCTCGAACGTCAGTCAATGTGCGACGGCATCGGTGCTGCCCGCCGCCTCGGCCCGGTCGTCGACATAGCCGCCGCCGAGCGCCGAAGCGAGCGCGATTTGCTGGTCGCGCCGGTTCATCTTCAGATCGGCAACGGCCTGCTCGGTGTCGAGAGCCGTGACGTCGGCATTGAGCACCGTCAACTGGTTCGTGAGACCGGCCTTGTACTGCCGGATCGCAAGCTGATCGGCGCCGTCTGCCGCTTGCTGCGCGAGTTGGGCATCGATGAGTTGCGCATCGCTCGAACGAATTCCGGCAAGCTGCGTGGCAACTTCGGTGAGCGCGGTAACGAGCGTGAGGTTGTATGTCGCGACGGCATAGTCGAATTCCGCGTAGCGCCCTTTGAGCTGTGCACGCAACTCGCCGGCGTCGAAAATCGGCAGATGGATGGCGGGTCCGACGGAAGCGGTCCGGCTCGCGGCCGTCAGAAAGCGGCCGAAACCGAACGCGTCGAGGCCGATGGCCGCGCTCAGATTGATGTCCGGATAGAACTCTGCCTTCGCTTCCTTCACTTCATGCATGAGCGCATCGACGCGCCAGCGGGCTGCGACGATTTCGGGGCGACGGCTGACCAGATCCGCGGGCAGGTTGTCGGGCAGGCGCACCTCGTCGCCGATCCCGAGCGCTGGCCGGTCGATCCGCAGACCGCGATCCGGGCCCGCACCCATCAATGCCGCCAGCTGATAGCGCGTGGTCAGGATATTGCCGTCGAGCGCCGTGACATTCGCGCGGCTCGTCGCGAGATTGGCTTGCGCGGTCTTGCGTTCGACCTGCGTATCGAGACCCGTCGCAATGCGGCTCGCCGTGATGCGAT
Encoded proteins:
- a CDS encoding HlyD family efflux transporter periplasmic adaptor subunit codes for the protein MGDTFRSGSEVARAAVSKSTETPARNQRKRLLALLAAAVVAAGAAYGTYYFKWGRYHEATDDAYVSGNLVELTPQVTGTVTAVNADDTQIVKAGDAVVALDPADARNALMKAEAEFGQTVRRVSSLYVNNDFYAANVAQRRSELARATNDLRRRAAVADSGAVSAEDIAHARDAVNAAQAALDAARQQDEANHALTDRTTVAQHPDVQAAGSKVRDAWLAYARNTLPAPVTGYVAKRSVQVGQRVSPGTPLMAIVPLDGVWVDANFKEVQLKRMRIGQPVVLIADVYGSGMTYHGRIEGFSAGTGSAFATLPAQNATGNWIKIVQRLPVRIQLDQRELAAHPLRIGLSMQVKVDTRDDSGTQLGAASNTSYRTDVFAEYGSQADIEIEKLLAQNEMASRAAAAKSEAKGAAPKTQGDTAARQRAPVAQGGNA
- a CDS encoding efflux transporter outer membrane subunit: MNSLTSGSGVVERVLKVGLSATFAASLCACVNYAGIHGNAQLASPNAFETGASLPAGHGHWPAADWVKQFGDAQLMTLVAEARKDSPTLEQARSRVRAAQAYSETAKASTLPRVDANYSLTRQQYSSTALIPPPVAGSWQTENKGLLTASYDLDLWGKNREALKAAVSQLAASKADEEAVRLTLDTAIARTYNQLARLYALRDIAQQEVARREEIDRITASRIATGLDTQVERKTAQANLATSRANVTALDGNILTTRYQLAALMGAGPDRGLRIDRPALGIGDEVRLPDNLPADLVSRRPEIVAARWRVDALMHEVKEAKAEFYPDINLSAAIGLDAFGFGRFLTAASRTASVGPAIHLPIFDAGELRAQLKGRYAEFDYAVATYNLTLVTALTEVATQLAGIRSSDAQLIDAQLAQQAADGADQLAIRQYKAGLTNQLTVLNADVTALDTEQAVADLKMNRRDQQIALASALGGGYVDDRAEAAGSTDAVAH